CGATGGGGACCCGCAGCGAGACCGTCGTCGCGATGAACCTCAGCGAGCGGGTGGTCCTGATCGGCTCGACGGAGTACGCCGGCGAGATGAAGAAGTCGGCGTTCGCGATGATGAACTTCGAGCTGCCCGAGCGGGGCGTCATGCCGATGCACTGCAGCGCCAACGTCGGCCCCGACGACGAGGTCGCGGTGTTCTTCGGGCTGTCGGGGACCGGCAAGACGACGCTGTCCGCCACCCGCGAGCGGACCCTCATCGGCGACGACGAACACGGCTGGTCCGACGACGGCGTCTTCAACTTCGAGGGCGGCTGCTACGCCAAGATCGAGAACCTCTCCCCCGACGCGGAACCCGAGATCTACGGCACGACCCGCGCCTTTGCGACGATCCTGGAGAACGTCGTGGTGGACGAGGAGACCCGCCGCGTCGACCTGGCGGACACGAGCAAGACGCAGAACATGCGCGCCGCCTACCCGATCAGCCACATCGCCAACGCCAGCAAGGTCGGCTACGCCGGCCACCCCACCGACGTCGTCTTCCTCACCGCCGACGCCTTCGGGGTGCTGCCGCCCCTCTCGAAGCTGACGCCCGAGCAGGTCGAGTACTACTTCCTGTCGGGCTACACCGCCAAGATCGCCGGCACCGAGCGCGGCGTCACCGAACCCGAGGCGACCTTCTCCGCCTGCTTCGGCGCGCCGTTCATGCCCCGCCCCCCCGCGGCCTACGCCGAACTCCTCGCCGCGAAGATGGCGGAGCACGGCACGCAGGGCTGGTTGGTGAACACCGGTTGGAGCGGCGGGCCGTTCGGGGAGGGCCACCGCATGGCGATCCAGCACACCCGCGCCCTGCTCGATGCCGCCATCCAGCACCGCCTGGACGAGGTCCCGACGCGCGAGGAGCCGTTTTTCGGCCTGCACGTCCCCACCAGCGTGCCCGGCGTCCCGACGACCGTCCTCGACCCGCGCCGCACCTGGGAGGACCGCGACGCCTACGACGCGCAGGCGACGAAGCTGGCGGCGATGTTCCACGCCAACTTCGCTCAGTTCGAGGGCACCGTCCGTCCGGCCGTCGCCGCCGCCGGCCCGAAGGCCGGCTGACGCCCCACCCGGGACGAACGTCCCTGCCCGCGCGGCGTGGGGGCGCGTACGCTCGCGCACGTAGGGACGGGACGTAGACGAGACGGAACTCCCTCTCTCTCCGCACTGCGGTCGCGCCCGGCGCTCCAGGACCGACGCCGGGCGCGATCGCGTGTCGGCCCGCCGAAGGCGCGTGGTAGCGTCCCTGCGCCGCGCCCGCCCCGGGCGCCCCTGGAGGCCCCGATGCCCGACGCCGTTCCCGGCCCCGCCGCCCTCGGCCTGATCGGCCTCGGCGTGATGGGACGCAACCTCGCGCACAACCTGGCCGACCACGGCTACGCCGTCGCGATCCACGACCGCGACCCCGACGCCGTCCGCTCCCTCGCCGGGGCGCGCGACGCCTTTCACGCCGCCCCCGACCCGGCGGCCCTCCTCGCGGCCGTCGAGGCGCCCCGCACGCTGCTGCTGATGGTGCCCGCCGGCGACCCCGTCGACGCCCTGATCGCGGCGCTCGAGCCGCACCTCGCCGCCGGCGACGTCCTCCTCGACGGCGGCAACAGCCACTACGCCGACACCCGCCGCCGCGAGGCGCACCTCGCGGAGCGCGGCGTCGCCTGGCTCGGGATGGGGGTGTCGGGCGGCGCCGACGGCGCCCGCCACGGCCCCGCGCTGATGCCGGGCGGCGACGCGGACGC
This genomic stretch from Trueperaceae bacterium harbors:
- the pckA gene encoding phosphoenolpyruvate carboxykinase (ATP), translating into MRHEGHHPDPASLEAFGLDAAGTVHWNLTTAELYAHALFRGEGQIVHNGPLAVDTGRYTGRSPRDRFIVRDARTEATVDWGPINQPMDPAHYDAVKAGLLAATHGRDLFVQDVFVGTHPDFRVPVRVVTEYAWHALFVRNLFVLPTRRAQATHDPAYTLLNVPSFAADPTTMGTRSETVVAMNLSERVVLIGSTEYAGEMKKSAFAMMNFELPERGVMPMHCSANVGPDDEVAVFFGLSGTGKTTLSATRERTLIGDDEHGWSDDGVFNFEGGCYAKIENLSPDAEPEIYGTTRAFATILENVVVDEETRRVDLADTSKTQNMRAAYPISHIANASKVGYAGHPTDVVFLTADAFGVLPPLSKLTPEQVEYYFLSGYTAKIAGTERGVTEPEATFSACFGAPFMPRPPAAYAELLAAKMAEHGTQGWLVNTGWSGGPFGEGHRMAIQHTRALLDAAIQHRLDEVPTREEPFFGLHVPTSVPGVPTTVLDPRRTWEDRDAYDAQATKLAAMFHANFAQFEGTVRPAVAAAGPKAG